From Candidatus Hydrogenedentota bacterium, one genomic window encodes:
- a CDS encoding helix-turn-helix domain-containing protein: MHADLPSELLNVQGVAVMLALSPRSIYRLADAGTLPRPLKIGGAVRWRRKSIIEFLDAAEGKQRAVEARR, encoded by the coding sequence ATGCATGCGGACCTTCCCAGTGAGTTGTTGAATGTTCAGGGTGTTGCGGTCATGTTGGCCCTATCGCCGCGGTCAATTTACAGGCTCGCGGACGCAGGAACCTTGCCCAGGCCGCTGAAAATCGGCGGCGCGGTGCGCTGGCGGCGAAAATCCATTATCGAGTTTCTGGACGCGGCCGAAGGCAAGCAGCGGGCGGTTGAGGCTCGGCGATGA